A window from Apostichopus japonicus isolate 1M-3 chromosome 2, ASM3797524v1, whole genome shotgun sequence encodes these proteins:
- the LOC139981102 gene encoding GTP-binding protein Di-Ras2-like isoform X2, which yields MPEQSNDYRVAVFGAGGVGKSSLVLRFVRGTFRETYIPTIEDTYRQVISCNKNVCTLQITDTTGSHQFPAMQRLSISKGHAFILVYSITSRQSLEELKPIYDIICETKGDVDNIPVMLVGNKCDDPNREVSIQQGMEQAKAWNCAFLETSAKTNYNVKELFQDLLQLEKRRTMSLHLETKKTKSQKRREKLKGKCSIM from the coding sequence ATGCCTGAGCAGAGTAACGATTACCGCGTAGCGGTGTTCGGTGCAGGCGGTGTCGGTAAAAGTTCACTGGTTTTACGGTTTGTCCGAGGGACCTTCCGCGAGACATACATCCCAACAATTGAGGACACTTACAGACAGGTTATTAGTTGTAATAAGAACGTCTGCACGCTCCAAATCACCGACACGACAGGTTCGCATCAATTTCCCGCCATGCAACGCCTGTCGATCAGCAAAGGCCACGCCTTCATTCTAGTCTATTCTATTACGAGCCGTCAGTCTTTGGAGGAGTTGAAACCGATCTACGATATCATTTGTGAGACCAAGGGCGATGTAGACAACATACCTGTGATGTTAGTAGGTAATAAATGCGATGACCCGAACCGAGAGGTCAGTATACAGCAAGGCATGGAACAAGCGAAAGCATGGAACTGCGCGTTCTTAGAGACATCTGCTAAAACTAATTACAATGTGAAGGAATTATTCCAAGACCTCCTTCAACTGGAAAAGCGTAGAACAATGAGTTTACATCTGGAGACTAAGAAGACTAAATCCCAGAAAAGGCGGGAAAAACTGAAGGGCAAATGTTCTATTATGTGA